A single window of Pontibacillus chungwhensis DNA harbors:
- a CDS encoding LacI family DNA-binding transcriptional regulator: MGITIKDVAKAANVAPSTVSRVIADHPRISMDTKKRVRRAMKDLGYHPNVNARSLANKSTQALGIVMKSSADKALQNPFFPEVLRGISSVAHELDYSLYISTGETEDEVYEGVQRMVYGNRVDGIILLYSRVNDNVINFLLEKDFPFVLVGKPCEHIDRITHVDNDNVNASIDITNELINQGHERIAFIGGDTDLVVTQDRMRGYEMALEKAGLPLRDEYQIHKEFLKSGGREAVHQLFKLDEPPTGVVIVDDLMSIGVVTMLEENGIRVPDDVSIVSFNNLYISEITRPSLTTVDIQIYNLGNQAAKCLIEKVNNQDEPAKRIIVPYQVIRRQSSQHVNVNGASTS; encoded by the coding sequence ATGGGAATTACAATAAAAGACGTAGCAAAAGCAGCGAATGTTGCTCCTTCTACTGTTTCAAGAGTCATAGCCGATCACCCTAGAATCAGCATGGATACGAAGAAGCGGGTAAGGAGAGCCATGAAAGACTTAGGGTATCACCCGAATGTAAACGCAAGAAGTTTAGCCAATAAATCTACACAAGCGCTTGGCATTGTGATGAAGTCATCGGCCGATAAAGCACTTCAAAACCCGTTCTTTCCTGAAGTATTACGAGGAATTAGTTCAGTCGCTCATGAACTGGATTATTCTTTATATATCTCGACGGGTGAAACGGAAGATGAAGTGTATGAAGGTGTTCAGCGTATGGTTTATGGAAATCGTGTAGACGGCATTATTTTGCTCTATTCAAGAGTAAATGACAACGTGATTAACTTCTTACTTGAGAAAGATTTTCCGTTTGTTCTTGTCGGGAAACCGTGTGAACACATTGACCGCATTACGCATGTCGATAACGATAATGTGAATGCATCTATTGATATTACGAATGAATTGATTAACCAGGGCCACGAACGAATTGCGTTTATCGGAGGGGACACAGACTTAGTCGTCACACAAGATCGTATGCGTGGCTACGAGATGGCGTTAGAGAAAGCGGGTCTTCCACTCCGGGATGAGTACCAGATTCACAAGGAGTTCTTAAAGTCTGGTGGCCGTGAAGCTGTTCATCAGTTGTTTAAGCTTGATGAACCTCCTACAGGTGTCGTTATTGTCGATGACCTAATGAGTATCGGGGTAGTCACAATGCTTGAAGAGAATGGGATCAGAGTCCCTGATGATGTATCCATCGTAAGCTTTAACAATCTTTATATCTCAGAGATTACAAGGCCTTCTCTGACCACAGTCGATATCCAGATTTATAACTTAGGAAATCAAGCAGCCAAATGTCTCATTGAAAAAGTAAACAATCAAGATGAGCCAGCTAAGCGGATTATCGTACCTTATCAAGTGATTCGTCGCCAATCCAGTCAACATGTAAATGTGAACGGAGCTTCTACCTCATAG
- a CDS encoding glycoside hydrolase family 65 protein, whose product MKRIIEVDPWKVVETSLHPEDNRLAESLMSIGNGHMGMRGNFEETYTGETHEGTYIGGVYYPDKTRVGWWKNGYPEYFAKVLNAPNVTGLRVVVQNEELDLHTWNVMEFKRELDMRHGLLRRSFTAENGNGEHVQVDATRFFSIAQPELIAIQYEVTPINFSGTISFQPFLNGDVRNEDANYDEDFWEPVHHEVSEQAGVLTMKTRKTEFEVSAAMRTAVEGADDVSIQAMDDQEEYIDNVMDVAVTEGQPVTFYKYVAITQSRDYDSKELAEKAQAFATEAFEKGYDKLLQEHQGAWEKRWKKADVTVGGDEEAQQGIRYNIFQLYNTYTGDDPRLNIGPKGFTGEKYGGSTYWDTEAYCLPFYLGTADPAIARNLLIYRYNHLDQARANARKLGLEGALYPMVTMNGEESHNEWEITFEEIHRNGAIAHAIWNYTNYTGDTAYLSDYGFEVLAELSRFWASRVNYNPRKDRYMILGVTGPNEYENNVNNNWYTNRIAAWTLEYTLGVALFIERQGGTRYNELFDQLGLSSNELDRWKEIISKMYYPYDEETGVYLQQDGFLDKEIMPVGDLEEKHLPLNQNWSWDRILRSCFIKQADVLQGMYFLNHKFTKEEKKRNYNFYEPMTVHESSLSPCVHSILAAELGYEEKAYEMYVRTARLDLDNYNNDTEDGLHITSMAGSWLSIVHGFAGMRVVDGTLHFNPMIPEEWKDYSFKINFRGHLLKITVNQDETTIEQEEGTPLELVLNEETRTIESPEMATP is encoded by the coding sequence ATGAAACGTATCATTGAAGTAGATCCATGGAAAGTCGTTGAAACAAGTCTCCATCCAGAAGACAATCGTCTGGCCGAAAGCTTAATGAGTATTGGGAACGGTCACATGGGGATGCGTGGCAATTTTGAAGAAACCTATACGGGAGAAACCCATGAAGGGACGTATATCGGAGGTGTCTATTACCCTGATAAAACCCGCGTAGGGTGGTGGAAAAATGGATACCCTGAATATTTCGCTAAAGTCTTAAATGCTCCAAACGTAACAGGGCTTCGAGTAGTTGTTCAAAATGAAGAGCTTGATTTACACACATGGAACGTGATGGAGTTCAAGAGGGAACTCGATATGCGACACGGCCTTTTGCGTCGATCGTTCACAGCTGAAAATGGGAATGGAGAGCATGTGCAAGTCGACGCGACACGGTTCTTCTCCATTGCTCAGCCAGAGCTTATAGCCATTCAATATGAGGTAACGCCTATTAACTTTAGTGGGACAATCTCATTCCAGCCCTTCTTAAACGGGGATGTGCGAAACGAAGATGCGAACTATGATGAAGACTTTTGGGAGCCAGTCCATCATGAGGTTTCTGAACAAGCGGGTGTGTTAACGATGAAAACCCGTAAGACAGAATTTGAAGTCTCAGCCGCTATGCGAACAGCGGTAGAGGGAGCGGACGACGTATCCATTCAGGCTATGGATGACCAGGAGGAATACATTGATAATGTCATGGATGTAGCCGTTACAGAAGGGCAACCGGTGACGTTCTATAAATACGTAGCGATTACCCAAAGCAGGGATTACGATTCTAAAGAACTCGCAGAGAAAGCTCAGGCCTTTGCAACAGAAGCGTTTGAAAAAGGGTATGACAAGTTGCTCCAAGAACACCAGGGAGCCTGGGAAAAGCGCTGGAAAAAGGCTGACGTAACAGTAGGCGGTGACGAAGAGGCGCAGCAAGGCATTCGCTACAACATCTTCCAACTGTATAACACGTATACAGGAGATGACCCTCGTTTAAATATCGGCCCGAAAGGATTCACAGGGGAAAAGTATGGTGGAAGCACCTATTGGGATACAGAGGCCTATTGCTTGCCTTTCTATTTAGGCACAGCGGACCCGGCGATTGCTCGTAATCTTTTAATCTATCGTTATAACCACTTAGATCAGGCACGGGCGAATGCACGTAAGCTTGGTTTAGAGGGAGCGCTTTATCCGATGGTCACGATGAACGGGGAAGAGTCTCACAATGAGTGGGAGATCACGTTTGAAGAGATCCATCGTAATGGAGCGATTGCTCATGCGATCTGGAATTATACGAACTATACCGGCGACACGGCTTACCTATCTGATTATGGGTTTGAAGTTCTAGCTGAGCTCAGCCGCTTTTGGGCAAGTCGTGTGAATTATAACCCTCGTAAAGACCGCTATATGATTCTTGGCGTGACGGGGCCAAATGAATATGAGAACAATGTAAACAATAACTGGTATACAAACCGTATTGCAGCGTGGACGCTTGAGTATACGCTAGGTGTAGCGTTATTCATTGAACGACAAGGTGGCACGCGCTACAATGAGCTGTTTGATCAGTTAGGTTTATCCTCTAATGAACTCGATCGATGGAAAGAGATCATTTCGAAAATGTATTATCCTTATGATGAAGAAACGGGAGTCTACCTGCAACAAGATGGGTTCCTTGATAAAGAAATCATGCCTGTTGGAGATCTTGAGGAGAAGCACCTGCCGTTGAATCAAAACTGGTCCTGGGACCGCATTCTTCGCTCTTGCTTCATTAAGCAGGCAGATGTGCTTCAAGGAATGTACTTCTTAAATCATAAGTTCACGAAAGAAGAGAAGAAGCGTAATTATAATTTCTATGAACCGATGACGGTGCATGAGTCCAGTCTTTCCCCTTGTGTACACTCGATCCTGGCAGCAGAACTCGGGTACGAGGAGAAAGCATATGAAATGTATGTACGCACCGCACGCTTAGATCTTGATAACTATAATAATGATACAGAAGACGGCCTTCACATTACGAGTATGGCCGGCTCCTGGTTATCCATTGTACACGGCTTCGCCGGAATGCGCGTAGTAGATGGAACCCTTCACTTTAATCCAATGATTCCAGAAGAGTGGAAGGACTATTCATTCAAGATCAACTTCCGCGGTCATCTTCTGAAGATTACGGTAAACCAGGATGAAACGACGATCGAACAAGAGGAAGGAACACCTCTAGAGCTCGTCCTAAATGAAGAAACACGTACCATCGAATCACCTGAAATGGCTACCCCCTAA
- a CDS encoding SDR family oxidoreductase — protein sequence MSGQQQNQQSQNQPPQHQNQQPGYEYEMNPLPEFIDPSYKPSGKLNGKVAVITGGDSGIGRAVAVHYAKEGADVAIIFLNEKQDADDTKAIVEREGKRCLLIGGDLGNESFCQTAVNEIMQTFNGIDILVNNAAEQHPQQNFEDITSEQLEKTFRTNVFGYFHMTRAALPHMKPGSTIINTSSITAYQGSKDLVDYSATKGAITAFTRSLSEQLVSKGIRVNGVAPGPIWTPLIPASFDAQKVSQFGSNTPMKRAGQPKEVAPAYVYLASQDAAYVSGQMIHVNGGTIVNG from the coding sequence ATGTCAGGACAACAACAGAACCAACAATCACAAAACCAGCCCCCGCAACATCAAAACCAACAACCAGGGTACGAGTATGAGATGAACCCACTACCAGAATTTATTGACCCTTCCTATAAACCAAGTGGAAAGTTAAACGGAAAAGTCGCTGTCATCACAGGCGGAGATAGCGGAATCGGTCGTGCGGTCGCTGTCCACTACGCAAAAGAAGGCGCAGATGTAGCCATTATTTTCTTGAATGAGAAGCAAGATGCCGATGATACGAAAGCGATCGTGGAACGTGAAGGGAAAAGGTGCCTGTTAATTGGAGGGGACCTTGGGAACGAGTCTTTTTGCCAAACTGCTGTAAATGAAATCATGCAAACGTTTAATGGGATTGATATTCTAGTCAATAATGCTGCTGAGCAACATCCTCAGCAAAACTTTGAAGACATTACATCTGAACAATTAGAGAAAACGTTCCGCACAAACGTATTTGGATATTTTCATATGACAAGAGCAGCTCTCCCCCATATGAAACCAGGAAGTACCATCATCAATACCTCTTCCATCACGGCGTATCAAGGATCAAAAGACTTAGTCGATTACTCCGCCACAAAGGGTGCGATTACAGCCTTTACTCGATCCTTATCTGAACAACTCGTCAGTAAAGGCATTCGCGTAAACGGCGTGGCGCCAGGTCCAATTTGGACACCACTCATTCCCGCTTCCTTCGATGCACAAAAAGTATCTCAATTCGGTTCTAATACACCGATGAAGCGAGCTGGCCAACCGAAAGAAGTAGCACCGGCTTATGTTTATTTAGCTAGTCAAGACGCAGCCTATGTAAGCGGACAAATGATACACGTAAACGGCGGCACCATCGTCAATGGGTAA
- the yppF gene encoding YppF family protein: MHLEELLQSYVKEFNQQPDSPNELLDYCQRLYVNGDLDCHTYRQLFQHLHEEGATSSHNEVETV; this comes from the coding sequence ATGCACCTGGAAGAACTGCTTCAATCCTACGTTAAGGAGTTCAACCAACAACCCGATTCACCCAATGAGTTACTAGACTATTGTCAACGCTTGTATGTAAATGGAGATCTTGATTGTCATACGTATCGTCAGTTATTTCAACACTTACACGAAGAAGGTGCTACATCCTCTCACAATGAAGTCGAAACGGTCTAA
- a CDS encoding IS4 family transposase codes for MNKINTPIQILQSIIPSKTLEERLAQDYNFEEKARKFSAIDLLHFYLEAGVKRWTGYREGSETLVEQGDFESLNHSTISKKAQEVPYEFFRDLFQELLQRLTTSQKKKFLKDYSLFAIDSTTITFRHQTRSWAKYRKHLYAIKLHTEFNIDQKMPTHVFDTTGKDSDIMMAPLIFLHKDFPAIRVADRAYGAKDLLDQLSSEEKPFVIRLKAGIKHDVQSHNEFDFNEEWSVVADYNAFLGAKNTQTTYTYRIVTVPSETGEPIYLATNVMKLKAEKISEVYKMRWEIELFFRWIKQNLDIPNPFGMSKNKVLSQVYATLIAYLLLRSTFNETQPKWSTYTKLSFKEFTRKFIKSTLPIEVGIEIGLLLKNWRSVSNSTGKI; via the coding sequence ATGAACAAAATTAACACACCTATTCAAATTCTACAATCTATAATTCCTTCCAAAACCTTAGAGGAGCGGTTAGCTCAAGATTATAATTTTGAGGAAAAAGCCAGGAAATTTTCCGCGATAGACCTTCTTCATTTCTATTTAGAAGCCGGCGTGAAGCGTTGGACTGGGTATCGTGAAGGATCCGAAACGCTAGTGGAACAGGGAGATTTTGAATCCCTGAATCACTCCACGATCTCTAAAAAAGCCCAAGAAGTCCCCTATGAATTCTTTAGAGATTTATTTCAAGAATTGCTTCAGCGATTAACAACATCCCAAAAGAAAAAATTCTTAAAAGACTATTCTCTGTTCGCGATCGACTCAACAACGATTACCTTCAGACACCAAACTAGGAGCTGGGCGAAATATCGAAAACATCTCTATGCGATTAAACTCCATACAGAATTTAATATCGATCAAAAAATGCCCACCCATGTCTTCGATACCACAGGAAAAGATAGTGATATCATGATGGCACCTTTGATCTTCTTACATAAGGATTTTCCAGCTATTCGAGTCGCTGATCGAGCCTACGGAGCTAAGGATCTTTTGGATCAACTGAGCTCAGAGGAAAAGCCGTTTGTCATTCGTCTCAAAGCCGGGATCAAACACGACGTTCAAAGTCACAATGAATTTGACTTTAATGAAGAGTGGTCTGTCGTAGCCGATTATAACGCCTTTTTAGGCGCAAAGAATACGCAAACTACGTACACCTATCGAATCGTTACGGTTCCAAGCGAAACGGGTGAACCGATCTATTTAGCTACAAATGTAATGAAGTTAAAGGCTGAAAAGATTTCAGAAGTCTATAAAATGCGCTGGGAAATTGAACTATTCTTTCGGTGGATCAAACAAAACTTAGACATTCCAAACCCGTTTGGAATGTCTAAGAACAAAGTTTTAAGTCAAGTATATGCGACGTTAATCGCTTACCTGTTATTACGTTCCACCTTTAATGAAACGCAGCCTAAGTGGTCAACTTATACCAAACTTTCCTTCAAGGAATTCACTCGAAAATTTATCAAAAGCACCCTTCCAATAGAAGTTGGTATCGAAATTGGGCTGCTTCTCAAAAATTGGCGAAGTGTATCCAATTCAACTGGTAAAATATAG
- a CDS encoding small, acid-soluble spore protein L, whose product MSKRKNNNRGKAGGANINPQGFTEDKADQQPKTELQQRAKTKNTKI is encoded by the coding sequence ATGAGTAAACGAAAAAACAACAATCGCGGCAAAGCTGGCGGGGCGAACATTAACCCACAAGGCTTCACAGAAGACAAAGCTGACCAGCAGCCGAAAACAGAACTTCAACAAAGAGCCAAAACCAAAAACACCAAAATCTAA
- a CDS encoding CoA-disulfide reductase produces MNRKIIIVGGVAGGATAAARLRRLDEHSQIVMFERGAYISYANCGLPYYIGGTITDRSKLLVQTVEGMKSRFDLDIRTLTEVVRINRNEKTVTVRHHPTGDEYEESYDTLILSPGSKPIVPPIPGLAETNYFTLRNIPDTDKIYSFLEEQQPKHATIIGGGFIGLELAENLVDRGLDVTLVEKSPQVMAPIDPEMAAIVHKELKHKGVTLHLNDGVKAFEHQGTQVVLESGNSIETDFVALSIGVTPENTLATMAGLETNERGGIIVDEQMKTNDPAIYAVGDAVQVKDYQFGQPTMIPLAWPANRQGRLVADHIYGKNVRYSGTLGTSIAKVFDLTVAATGKNEKQLKAMGLSYEAVHIHPGSHAGYYPNATPLAMKLLFHPALGTIYGAQIIGKERADKRIDVLATAIKGGLTVLDLPDLELAYAPPYSSAKDPVNLLGYVASNVVEGEVDIVHWHEIDRIAESGGHILDARTPKEFNKGAIDGSINIPLDELRDRLVELPQDEPITVYCQAGLRGYVATKLLQQHGFTVRNLEGGYLTYSVWKNDQPTKLQTKEA; encoded by the coding sequence ATGAACCGTAAAATAATCATTGTCGGTGGTGTCGCAGGTGGCGCAACAGCTGCCGCTCGCCTTCGTCGTTTAGATGAACACAGCCAGATCGTCATGTTTGAACGTGGAGCTTATATTTCTTACGCCAATTGCGGTTTGCCTTACTATATTGGTGGTACAATTACAGACCGTAGCAAATTGCTTGTTCAGACGGTTGAGGGAATGAAGTCTCGTTTTGATTTAGACATCCGTACATTAACGGAAGTTGTACGCATAAACCGTAATGAGAAAACCGTGACCGTTCGTCATCATCCAACAGGAGACGAATACGAAGAGAGCTACGATACACTCATCCTCTCTCCGGGGTCCAAACCAATTGTTCCCCCTATACCAGGACTTGCAGAGACCAACTATTTTACATTACGAAATATACCAGATACAGATAAGATCTATTCATTCTTAGAAGAACAACAGCCTAAGCACGCGACCATTATAGGTGGTGGGTTTATCGGGCTAGAACTAGCGGAGAACCTGGTTGATCGGGGACTTGATGTAACGCTTGTTGAGAAATCTCCACAAGTAATGGCGCCAATTGACCCCGAAATGGCGGCTATCGTTCATAAAGAATTGAAACATAAAGGGGTTACACTCCATTTAAATGATGGTGTGAAAGCTTTCGAACACCAAGGAACACAAGTTGTTCTTGAAAGTGGTAATTCCATTGAAACGGACTTTGTGGCGCTCTCTATTGGCGTTACGCCTGAGAATACATTAGCCACGATGGCTGGACTTGAAACGAATGAGCGTGGCGGAATTATAGTAGATGAACAGATGAAAACGAACGATCCTGCTATCTATGCCGTTGGAGACGCTGTCCAAGTAAAGGATTATCAATTTGGTCAACCAACGATGATCCCTCTTGCATGGCCAGCTAACCGTCAAGGACGCCTTGTCGCTGATCATATTTATGGAAAAAACGTACGATACAGCGGTACGCTAGGTACATCGATTGCCAAGGTGTTTGATCTTACCGTTGCGGCCACAGGTAAAAACGAAAAACAGCTAAAAGCGATGGGACTTTCTTATGAAGCTGTTCATATCCATCCGGGATCTCACGCTGGCTACTATCCAAATGCCACACCTCTTGCCATGAAGCTTTTGTTCCACCCTGCTCTTGGCACCATTTACGGAGCTCAAATCATTGGAAAAGAAAGGGCAGATAAGCGCATTGATGTTCTAGCGACAGCGATCAAAGGCGGATTAACCGTTCTAGATTTACCTGATCTCGAACTGGCCTATGCTCCTCCTTACTCTTCTGCAAAAGATCCCGTTAACTTATTGGGATATGTTGCTTCAAATGTTGTTGAAGGAGAAGTCGACATCGTTCACTGGCATGAGATCGATCGTATTGCAGAAAGCGGCGGCCACATTTTAGATGCGCGTACACCTAAAGAATTTAATAAGGGTGCCATTGACGGTTCGATAAACATCCCATTAGATGAACTGAGAGATCGTTTGGTTGAACTGCCTCAAGATGAACCCATTACGGTCTATTGCCAGGCAGGTCTCAGAGGGTATGTCGCAACGAAGCTACTGCAACAGCATGGATTTACGGTAAGAAACCTTGAAGGCGGCTACCTCACCTACTCTGTTTGGAAGAACGATCAACCTACAAAGCTCCAAACCAAAGAAGCATAA
- a CDS encoding beta-propeller domain-containing protein, with the protein MKRVLIAAIAFVAALFVIVYGVTNWGVSAEVKEENEIVPVHKDWTITFSKEMKKDSFTDQTVQVKKKKTGETVPVTFKVSEDGESVSIYAPKEGYEVNEDYVLTISKGVTSVRDVEMSKDFTYSFTTSKDLPAIGSKEELEALLKKLQEENKTDNRFQLEQAENATADSASSESASTSSKTNVQVNGVDEADLVKNDGTYIYYARNQDIVIAKGTPADEAQVVTRIEEKNFIPNQLFLHENKLVVMGYKHQPRERQVGEDEATAAKSMIMPNFSSQVAVRVYDVSDHASPEKVRELSVEGSYLTSRMVEGQMYLLTNKYASFYHLEEKEQQDKEVRPLYMDSAVSEEFQPIPYANMHQLPGSKDTSFLTMTSFNVTDNSEPAHVKTYLGAGDTVYMSKDNLYIAARSMNYRVEPFFRAASSSLPEEREQSTKIYQFAVNGGDVTYSGEAEVPGHLINQFAMDERGDSFRVATTTGQFWNDELPSFNNMYTFDLSMTPIGKLEGLAKGERIYSVRFMQERAYMVTFEQVDPLFVIDLKEPIEPEVLGELKIPGFSDYLHPLGDDHLIGIGQDTEVVTDNGRERVVQKGVKLSLFDVSDVSNPIEKDVTTIGGRGSHTTVSHDHKALYLHPEKDLYGLPIEVSEDYEHKYQGAYLYKITPENGFELQTTVTNEENQTPERRFESRITRMVSIDNTLFTLSAEGMKTVDLTTMDEGKTISFPAPPINE; encoded by the coding sequence ATGAAACGGGTCCTAATCGCAGCCATTGCTTTTGTAGCCGCTCTGTTTGTTATCGTGTATGGGGTAACCAACTGGGGCGTTTCAGCAGAAGTAAAGGAAGAAAACGAGATTGTGCCGGTCCACAAAGACTGGACGATTACCTTTTCAAAGGAAATGAAGAAAGACAGTTTCACAGATCAGACCGTTCAGGTAAAAAAGAAGAAAACAGGAGAAACCGTCCCTGTTACATTTAAGGTAAGTGAGGATGGAGAATCTGTAAGCATCTACGCACCGAAAGAGGGATACGAGGTGAACGAAGACTATGTCCTTACCATTTCAAAAGGAGTCACTTCTGTCCGAGATGTGGAAATGTCAAAAGACTTTACGTACTCTTTTACAACCTCTAAAGACCTGCCAGCCATCGGCTCAAAAGAAGAATTAGAGGCGCTTTTAAAGAAACTCCAAGAAGAAAATAAGACAGATAATCGATTCCAGCTAGAACAAGCTGAAAACGCAACCGCCGACAGTGCTTCATCGGAATCCGCTAGCACCTCTTCTAAAACCAACGTTCAGGTTAACGGAGTAGATGAAGCTGACCTTGTGAAGAACGACGGAACATACATTTATTATGCCAGGAATCAAGACATTGTCATTGCCAAGGGCACACCAGCCGACGAAGCCCAAGTGGTCACTAGAATTGAAGAAAAGAACTTTATTCCGAATCAATTATTCCTTCATGAAAACAAACTCGTTGTCATGGGCTATAAACACCAGCCCCGAGAGCGACAGGTTGGCGAGGATGAGGCTACAGCCGCCAAGTCTATGATTATGCCTAACTTCAGTAGTCAAGTCGCTGTGCGCGTCTATGATGTGTCTGATCACGCATCACCTGAAAAGGTACGCGAGCTATCCGTCGAGGGGAGCTATTTAACTTCCCGCATGGTTGAAGGACAGATGTATCTGTTAACCAACAAGTACGCCTCCTTCTACCATTTGGAAGAGAAAGAACAACAAGATAAAGAGGTTCGACCACTCTACATGGATTCCGCTGTAAGCGAAGAATTTCAGCCGATCCCCTACGCCAACATGCACCAGTTACCAGGAAGTAAAGACACTTCCTTCCTTACGATGACAAGCTTTAATGTGACGGACAACAGTGAGCCTGCCCATGTAAAAACGTACCTCGGGGCCGGGGACACGGTTTATATGTCAAAAGACAATCTCTATATCGCAGCACGATCGATGAATTACAGGGTTGAGCCGTTCTTTAGAGCAGCTTCCTCTTCCCTTCCTGAAGAGCGTGAACAAAGTACAAAGATTTATCAATTCGCAGTTAACGGCGGAGACGTCACGTACAGCGGAGAAGCTGAAGTTCCGGGTCATCTCATCAATCAGTTCGCGATGGATGAACGGGGTGATTCTTTCCGAGTAGCCACTACAACAGGGCAGTTTTGGAATGATGAGTTGCCGTCATTCAACAATATGTACACATTCGACTTATCCATGACCCCGATTGGCAAACTCGAAGGTCTAGCAAAAGGCGAACGAATCTACAGCGTTCGGTTTATGCAAGAACGAGCCTATATGGTTACGTTTGAACAAGTGGACCCGCTTTTTGTCATCGATCTTAAAGAGCCTATTGAACCGGAAGTCCTTGGAGAGTTAAAGATTCCAGGCTTTAGTGATTACCTCCATCCTCTCGGCGATGACCACTTAATCGGAATTGGTCAAGACACAGAAGTTGTCACGGATAATGGCAGAGAACGAGTCGTTCAAAAAGGGGTTAAGCTTTCTTTATTTGATGTCAGCGACGTTTCGAACCCGATTGAAAAAGACGTGACGACTATAGGCGGAAGAGGAAGTCATACGACTGTTAGCCATGACCATAAAGCCCTCTATCTTCATCCTGAGAAAGATTTATACGGCCTCCCTATAGAGGTATCAGAAGATTACGAGCACAAATATCAGGGAGCCTATTTGTATAAGATTACACCTGAGAACGGCTTTGAACTTCAAACAACGGTGACAAACGAGGAGAATCAAACACCAGAACGACGCTTTGAGTCTCGCATTACTCGTATGGTTTCAATCGACAATACTTTATTCACCCTTTCTGCTGAGGGAATGAAGACCGTTGATTTAACAACAATGGATGAAGGAAAAACCATCTCTTTCCCTGCTCCGCCAATAAATGAATAA
- a CDS encoding DUF3941 domain-containing protein encodes MATRNTGDNNKKPLDNNAKRAHKNEQREAARQNGERQFSKKTDHK; translated from the coding sequence ATGGCAACAAGAAATACCGGGGACAACAACAAAAAACCCCTTGATAACAACGCAAAACGAGCACATAAAAACGAACAAAGAGAAGCAGCCCGCCAAAACGGCGAACGCCAATTCTCGAAGAAAACGGATCATAAATAA
- a CDS encoding DegV family protein, which translates to MTVQIIADSACDLPASVMDEYGIKRLSLTVHLDDQDYKDGETIQPKEVYDAMRNGKAPKTSQVSPQSFKELFENLAKEGQDCLYLAFSSELSGTYQTAKMMQQEVQDDYPDFNLNVVDTHCASLGHGLVVLRAVQLAKEGKSLDEITELSTYHLQHMEHIFTVDDLEYLKRGGRISKAAAFFGTMLKIKPLLHVENGQLIPLEKIRGAKKVLKRMTEVMEERGVDLSDQPIAISHGDDLERAEKLADMIRDQFGTKEIHIHQVGASVGAHAGPGTIALFFLNAPYK; encoded by the coding sequence ATGACTGTACAAATTATAGCCGATTCGGCATGTGATTTGCCTGCTTCTGTTATGGACGAGTATGGAATTAAGCGTCTTTCTTTAACCGTTCACTTAGACGATCAAGATTATAAAGATGGCGAAACCATCCAACCTAAAGAAGTGTATGACGCAATGAGAAATGGCAAAGCACCTAAAACATCTCAAGTCTCACCGCAGAGTTTCAAGGAACTGTTCGAAAACCTTGCCAAAGAGGGACAGGACTGTTTATATCTCGCCTTCTCATCAGAACTTTCCGGAACCTATCAAACGGCTAAGATGATGCAACAGGAAGTACAAGATGACTACCCTGACTTTAACCTGAACGTTGTGGATACCCACTGCGCCTCGCTTGGTCACGGACTCGTTGTGCTACGAGCCGTGCAATTAGCGAAAGAAGGAAAGTCCCTAGATGAAATTACAGAGCTCTCTACTTACCACCTTCAACATATGGAACACATCTTCACCGTTGATGACTTAGAATACTTAAAACGAGGAGGCCGTATTAGTAAAGCCGCGGCATTCTTTGGCACCATGCTAAAGATTAAACCCCTCCTCCATGTTGAGAACGGCCAATTGATTCCACTTGAGAAAATTCGCGGTGCCAAAAAAGTACTGAAACGAATGACCGAAGTGATGGAAGAAAGAGGCGTAGACCTATCGGATCAACCAATCGCCATCAGCCACGGAGATGACCTCGAACGAGCTGAAAAGTTAGCTGACATGATCCGAGACCAATTTGGCACAAAAGAAATTCATATCCACCAGGTTGGCGCATCCGTAGGCGCCCATGCCGGACCTGGAACCATTGCATTATTTTTCTTAAATGCACCTTATAAATAA